One genomic window of Punica granatum isolate Tunisia-2019 chromosome 1, ASM765513v2, whole genome shotgun sequence includes the following:
- the LOC116215600 gene encoding myb family transcription factor PHL7-like, whose product MGSSRSRGPTKERLRWNDELHDRFVQAVNHLGGPDRATPKGIMKAMNVPGVDIYHVKSHLQKYRISKFVPESTNKGKFERRSISEMLPNFGTISTAQLKEALQMQTEIQRRLSDDFEVQRSLKLKMEAQGRYLERIAGEQQHCKIPTRKPPCKPLSSTSLPSLSDESDSITKDSESDSEANKIGTECTEEGQLLRAPKRARIDGSGLPYDANSFCDPSLLFSKEASSTASYGYNNELSSYIPWNQLGVCPSPLVPSFM is encoded by the exons ATGGGATCGAGCCGCTCACGAGGTCCCACAAAGGAGCGACTTCGTTGGAATGATGAGTTGCATGACCGGTTTGTTCAGGCAGTCAATCATCTTGGTGGACCTGATA GGGCCACACCAAAAGGGATAATGAAGGCCATGAACGTTCCTGGAGTAGACATATACCATGTAAAAAGCCACTTGCAG AAGTACAGAATATCAAAGTTCGTTCCAGAATCGACCAACA AAGGCAAGTTTGAGAGGAGAAGCATTTCAGAGATGTTGCCTAACTTCGGTACAATCTC CACTGCACAACTTAAGGAGGCATTACAAATGCAAACGGAAATCCAAAGGCGACTTAGTGACGACTTTGAG GTTCAGAGGAGTTTAAAGCTCAAAATGGAAGCTCAGGGCAGATACCTAGAGAGGATTGCAGGAGAGCAACAGCATTGCAAAATCCCCACCAGAAAGCCACCCTGCAAGCCCTTATCCTCGACATCCCTCCCTTCACTCTCCGACGAGTCTGACTCCATTACCAAGGATTCCGAATCCGACTCAGAAGCCAATAAGATCGGGACGGAATGTACTGAAGAAGGACAGCTCCTCAGAGCTCCAAAGCGGGCCCGGATCGATGGAAGTGGGTTGCCATATGACGCGAACAGCTTCTGCGACCCAAGCCTGCTCTTCTCAAAGGAGGCTTCCAGCACAGCTTCATATGGTTACAATAATGAGCTTTCCTCCTACATTCCATGGAACCAGCTTGGAGTATGTCCATCTCCACTTGTCCCCAGCTTCATGTAA
- the LOC116215594 gene encoding dnaJ homolog subfamily B member 1-like, giving the protein MGVDYYKVLQVDRNARDDDLKKAYRKLAMKWHPDKNPNNKKDAEAKFKQISEAYDVLSDPQKRAIYDQYGEEGLKGQVPPPGSGGFSAGGPDGHASFRFNPRSADDIFSEFFGFTSPFGDVGGGSRAGASGFPRGMFGEDMFASFRGGGAGDAIPRKAPPIERTLPCSLEDLYKGTTKKMKISRDVFDSSGRPTTVEEILAIEIRPGWKKGTKITFPEKGNEQRGIIPSDLVFIIDEKPHSIFKRDGNDLVITQRISLVEALTGYTMQLTTLDGRDLTVSINSVISPTYEEVVKGEGMPIPKEPTKKGNLRIKFNIKFPSRLTSEQKTGIKRLLTSS; this is encoded by the exons ATGGGAGTGGACTACTACAAGGTCCTTCAGGTAGATCGCAACGCCAGAGATGACGACTTGAAGAAAGCTTACCGCAAGCTCGCCATGAAGTGGCACCCCGACAAGAACCCCAACAATAAGAAGGACGCCGAGGCCAAATTCAAGCAAATCTCCGAAGCCTACGAT GTTCTCAGCGATCCCCAGAAGAGGGCGATCTACGACCAGTATGGGGAGGAGGGCCTGAAGGGTCAGGTGCCCCCGCCTGGATCCGGCGGGTTCTCGGCCGGTGGTCCTGATGGACACGCTTCGTTCCGTTTCAATCCCAGGAGCGCCGACGACATATTCTCGGAGTTCTTCGGTTTCACGAGTCCGTTTGGGGACGTTGGCGGCGGGTCCAGGGCGGGTGCCTCGGGGTTCCCGAGGGGCATGTTTGGGGAGGATATGTTTGCCTCATTCCGGGGCGGTGGAGCGGGAGATGCTATTCCTCGGAAGGCCCCGCCCATCGAACGGACTCTGCCCTGCAGTTTGGAGGACTTGTATAAAGGCACCACCAAGAAGATGAAGATCTCAAGGGATGTTTTTGATTCTTCTGG gAGACCTACCACAGTAGAGGAAATTCTTGCGATTGAGATCAGACCAGGCTGGAAGAAAGGAACAAAGATCACGTTCCCTGAGAAGGGAAATGAGCAGAGGGGAATCATCCCCTCGGATCTTGTTTTCATCATCGATGAGAAGCCTCACAGTATCTTCAAGAGGGACGGTAACGATCTCGTCATCACACAGAGGATCTCTCTTGTGGAAGCCCTCACAGGGTACACGATGCAGCTGACGACCCTCGATGGGCGAGATCTGACAGTTTCAATCAACTCCGTCATCTCCCCAACCTATGAAGAAGTCGTCAAGGGGGAGGGAATGCCTATTCCCAAGGAACCCACCAAGAAAGGGAACTTGAGGATTAAGTTCAATATCAAGTTCCCCTCGAGGCTTACTTCAGAGCAGAAGACCGGGATCAAGAGATTGTTAACATCTTCATGA